The genomic DNA TGGCGTTACCGAAGCGCTTTGCTCCGTCGGGCAAAACAGGAGTTGGAGCGGGATCATGGACGGTGCGAGCGTGCCCCCGGACGCAGCGCAGCGTCTTTTCGACGAGGCGCTGCAGAGCCGGGGCCCATCTCGCCGCATGCCATGTCGCTTCTGGGTCCGGCTCTGCGCGGCAACGCTCGCGCGTTGCAGCTTGTCCGGGACACGAGGCCCCTCACACGGGCTGCGGCGTCCGGATCTCGCGGGGCAGGATGATCGCGGCTGCGATGGCGAGCAGGCAGAGGCCGGCGAAGGCGTGCAGCATGGTGACGAAGCCGCCCTGCTCGTAGAGCCAGGCAACCAGGCCGACCGAAGCACCCGCCGCGGTGAAGCCGATGAAGTAACGCACGGCGTAGGCGCGCGAGCGCCATTCCTCGCTGGTGTATTTGCCGACCATGGCGTCGTTGACCGTGACCTGGCCGAACGCGCCCATGACGATGCCGATCGACACCAGGATCAGCGGCAGATTGTTCAGGGTCGCGGCGAGATAGAGGAACGGCGCCAGCATGAAGGACAGCGGCAACGCCACCGTCTTCAGCGAGTAGCGGTCGAGCAGCCGGCCGATCGTGTACTGCGTCATCGCGCCGAACACGTAGACGCAGGCGGCGATGACGCCGAGCAGCGCCGGGCTTCTCGTCAAGTCCGCCAGCCGCTCCGCGAACAGCTTCGGCAGCGCCACGGTGACGGCGTTGAACGTCGTGGAGATCGCGATCACCACGATCAGCAGCGACAGCACCACGCGCCACATGTCCTGCTTGGCCA from Bradyrhizobium sp. CCBAU 53351 includes the following:
- a CDS encoding MFS transporter, with protein sequence MNSPSRVISFVNAGHFIDHYSMLIFAAAVIIMGPALGMAYSELLPYATPGFVAFGAGSLLTGWLGDRWSRRHMMLIFFVGIGLSMIAVGFVQTPAQLGAALLSIGIFGSIYHPVGTAMIVSYADRLGREMGINGVWGNLGVASSALVTGVIGQYLGWRFAFIVPGVVTILIGLAFAMMVVHEDRKGAKQAAAQARVAKQDMWRVVLSLLIVVIAISTTFNAVTVALPKLFAERLADLTRSPALLGVIAACVYVFGAMTQYTIGRLLDRYSLKTVALPLSFMLAPFLYLAATLNNLPLILVSIGIVMGAFGQVTVNDAMVGKYTSEEWRSRAYAVRYFIGFTAAGASVGLVAWLYEQGGFVTMLHAFAGLCLLAIAAAIILPREIRTPQPV